A genomic stretch from Etheostoma cragini isolate CJK2018 chromosome 8, CSU_Ecrag_1.0, whole genome shotgun sequence includes:
- the LOC117949551 gene encoding ELKS/Rab6-interacting/CAST family member 1-like isoform X4, whose translation MYGSARSVGRGDANHSSGRDGGGTGNQGSGRSPRLPRSPRMGHRRTNSTGGSGGGPGGAGGKTLSMENIQSLNAAYATSGPMYLSDNEVAMTGDHLPKSGVTVTTMGRHRVTYGSRGSSTGVVAASTPNISTSVAANAVLPSGMMAGDALAFGDHHMASTVPHSLRQARDNTILDLQAQLKEILRENEMLRREVEVKESKLSSSMNSIKTFWSPELKKERALRKDEVSKITVWKEQYRVIQDEAQHLQMTVQALQDELRIQRDLNQLLQQDPSIQGRDLTLTSEPTEENYRRLQAEHERQAKELFLLRKTLEEMELRIDTQKQTLGARDESIKKLLEMLQSKGPSAKASEEDQERTRRLADAEMHRHHLESLLDQRDREINALREELHRRYEGTPESTKTKALQTVIDMKDAKINSMERGLRDMEEELLMLKSNGLLSCEERQEEMKQMEVYRSHMKFMKNKMEQVKQDLSRKDTELLGLQTKLETLTNQFSDSKQHIEVLKESLTAKEQRAAILQTEVDALRLRLEEKEATLNKKSKQIQEISEEKGTLNGEIHDLKDMLEVKERKVNVLQKKIENLQEQLRDKEKQMSSLKERVKSLQADTSNTDTALTTLEESLAEKERIIERLKEQRDRDDREKTEEIESNKKELKELKERLSLLQGDLSDRETSLLDLKEHASSLASSGLKKDSKLKSMEIALEQKREELFKVENQLKRAQNAALEAQANTEVAERIKNLEQEVARHKEDSGKAQAEVDRLLEILREMENEKNDKDKKINELERQTKDQSKKVASLKHKEQVEKSRNARLMDEARKREDNMSESSQQVKDTLRQKSERIEELEEALRESVQITAEREMVLAQEEAARSLQEKQMEELLGAMEKVKQELESMRAKLASTQQSLCEKETHLSTLRAERRKHLEEVLEMKQEALLAAISEKDANIALLELSSSKKKKTQDEVALLKREKDRLVQQLKQQTQNRMKLMADNYEDDHLKTSSDQTNHKPSPDQMITALLALSQNRSKLKLYIAHLTDLCHDRDPSILSQLTAPSHYHHSDPEDWEEELQKMSGEQLERELQVCEKESGELQEYANSVLQQIADYCPDILEQVVNALEESC comes from the exons ATGTACGGTAGTGCCCGTTCTGTTGGCAGAGGGGATGCCAACCATAGTAGCGGAAGAGATGGAGGTGGTACTGGTAATCAGGGATCTGGCCGTTCCCCTCGCCTTCCCCGTTCTCCTCGGATGGGACACCGTCGCACCAACAGCACCGGGGGCAGTGGAGGAGGTCCTGGAGGAGCAGGAGGCAAGACGCTTTCCATGGAGAACATCCAGTCCCTCAACGCTGCATATGCAACCTCAGGACCAATGTACCTGAGTGACAATGAGGTTGCCATGACAGGTGACCACCTTCCCAAAAGTGGTGTGACAGTGACGACCATGGGGAGACACAGGGTGACATATGGGTCAAGGGGCAGCAGCACTGGAGTTGTGGCCGCGAGCACCCCCAACATCTCCACCTCAGTGGCTGCCAATGCTGTGCTGCCATCAGGCATGATGGCAGGTGATGCTCTAGCTTTTGGGGACCACCACATGGCCTCCACTGTTCCCCATTCTCTAAGGCAGGCCAGAGACAACACCATACTTGACCTGCAGGCCCAACTGAAAGAG ATTCTGCGTGAGAATGAGATGTTGCGACGAGAAGTGGAAGTAAAGGAGAGCAAGCTAAGCTCCTCCATGAATTCTATCAAGACTTTCTGGAGCCCAGAATTAAAAAAGGAGCGAGCTCTCAGGAAAGATGAGGTTTCTAAGATCACTGTCTGGAAGGAACAATACCGTGTGATTCAAGATGAAGCACAG CATCTCCAGATGACTGTTCAGGCTCTTCAGGATGAGCTGAGGATCCAGAGGGACCTGAACCAGCTGCTCCAGCAAGACCCCAGCATCCAAGGCCGAGACCTGACCCTGACATCTGAACCTACGGAGGAGAACTACCGGCGGCTACAAGCCGAGCACGAGAGGCAGGCCAAAGAGCTCTTTCTCCTTAGGAAAACCCTGGAGGAGATGGAGCTGAGGATTGACACACAGAAGCAAACCCTGGGAGCCAGAGATGAGTCCATCAAGAAACTTCTTGAGATGCTGCAGAGCAAAG GGCCTTCTGCCAAGGCATCAGAGGAGGACCAGGAGCGGACCAGGAGACTGGCTGATGCTGAGATGCACAGGCATCACCTTGAGAGTTTACTGGACCAGAGAGACCGAGAGATTAATGCACTAAGAGAG GAGCTGCACCGTCGATACGAGGGCACGCCCGAGTCCACTAAAACTAAGGCTCTACAGACTGTCATCGACATGAAG GATGCAAAAATCAATTCAATGGAGCGTGGCCTGAGAGACATGGAGGAGGAGCTGCTAATGTTAAAATCCAACGGACTTCTGAGCTGTGAGGAGCGTCAGGAGGAGATGAAGCAGATGGAGGTCTACCGGAGCCACATGAAATTCATGAAGAACAAG ATGGAGCAGGTGAAGCAGGACCTTTCCAGGAAGGACACTGAGCTGCTTGGTTTGCAGACCAAGCTGGAGACGCTCACCAACCAGTTCTCAGACAGCAAGCAGCACATAGAAGTCCTCAAGGAGTCCCTCACTGCCAAGGAGCAGCGAGCCGCCATCCTACAGACAGAG GTGGATGCCTTGCGCCTGCGCTTGGAAGAGAAGGAAGCAACTCTGAATAAGAAGAGCAAACAGATACAAGAGATCTCAGAAGAGAAGGGCACGCTCAACGGGGAGATCCACGACCTCAAGGACATGCTGGAGGTTAAGGAGCGCAAAGTGAATGTGCTACAGAAGAAG ATTGAGAACCTGCAGGAGCAGCTGAGGGACAAGGAGAAGCAGATGAGCAGTCTGAAGGAAAGAGTAAAGTCTTTGCAGGCAGACACTTCCAACACGGACACTGCTCTCACCACACTGGAGGAGTCTCTTGCAGAAAAG GAGCGCATCATTGAGCGTCTAAAAGAGCAGCGAGACAGAGATGACAGAGAGAAGACGGAAGAGATTGAGAGTAACAAAAAGGAACTAAAAGAGTTAAAGGAGAGACTGAGCTTACTGCAGGGAGACCTGTCAGACAGAGAG ACGTCTCTTTTGGACCTGAAAGAGCATGCATCGTCCCTGGCCTCGTCTGGGCTGAAGAAAGACTCCAAACTCAAGAGTATGGAGATTGCCTTGGAGCAGAAGAGGGAGGAGCTCTTCAAAGTGGAGAACCAGCTTAAGAGA GCTCAAAATGCAGCCCTGGAGGCCCAGGCCAACACTGAGGTGGCTGAGCGCATTAAGAACCTCGAACAGGAAGTGGCCCGCCACAAAGAGGATTCTGGGAAGGCCCAGGCTGAGGTGGACCGCCTGCTGGAGATCCTTCGGGAAATGGAGAATGAGAAGAATGACAAGGACAAAAAGATCAATGAGCTGGAAAG GCAGACGAAGGACCAGTCGAAGAAGGTGGCGTCTCTAAAACACAAGGAGCAGGTGGAGAAAAGCAGGAATGCTCGACTCATGGATGAGGCCAGGAAGAGGGAGGACAACATGTCTGAGAGCTCCCAGCAGGTGAAG GACACTCTGCGTCAGAAATCGGAGCGCATAGAAGAGCTGGAGGAGGCCCTGAGAGAGAGCGTTCAGATCACTGCTGAGCGAGAGATGGTGCTGGCACAGGAGGAGGCTGCCAGGTCACTCCAGGAGAAACAG ATGGAGGAGCTGCTTGGTGCCATGGAGAAAGTAAAGCAGGAGCTGGAGTCCATGAGGGCCAAGCTGGCCTCCACCCAGCAGTCTCTTtgtgagaaagagacacacCTCTCAACCCTGCGAGCTGAGCGCAGGAAACACCTGGAGGAGGTGCTGGAGATGAA GCAGGAGGCGCTGCTGGCTGCTATTAGCGAGAAGGATGCCAACATTGCCCTGCTAGAGTTGTCCTCctccaagaagaagaagacccaGGATGAGGTGGCTCTGCTGAAACGGGAGAAGGACAGACTGGTGCAACAGCTCAAACAGCAG ACTCAGAACAGAATGAAACTGATGGCAGACAACTATGAGGACGACCATCTGAAGACTTCCTCGGACCAGACCAATCACAAACCCTCTCCAGATCAG ATGATAACCGCTCTTCTAGCCCTGTCCCAGAACCGCAGTAAGCTCAAGCTCTACATCGCCCACCTGACAGACCTCTGCCATGACCGGGACCCCAGCATCCTCAGCCAGCTCACGGCGCCGTCTCACTACCACCACAGCGACCCTGAAGACTGGGAGGAGGAGCTCCAGAAGATGAGTGGGGAACAG tTGGAGCGAGAGCTGCAGGTGTGTGAGAAGGAGAGCGGAGAGCTGCAGGAGTACGCCAACTCTGTTCTCCAGCAGATTGCAGACTACTGCCCCGATATCCTGGAGCAGGTTGTCAATGCCCTGGAGGAGTCATGCTGA
- the LOC117949551 gene encoding ELKS/Rab6-interacting/CAST family member 1-like isoform X2: MYGSARSVGRGDANHSSGRDGGGTGNQGSGRSPRLPRSPRMGHRRTNSTGGSGGGPGGAGGKTLSMENIQSLNAAYATSGPMYLSDNEVAMTGDHLPKSGVTVTTMGRHRVTYGSRGSSTGVVAASTPNISTSVAANAVLPSGMMAGDALAFGDHHMASTVPHSLRQARDNTILDLQAQLKEILRENEMLRREVEVKESKLSSSMNSIKTFWSPELKKERALRKDEVSKITVWKEQYRVIQDEAQHLQMTVQALQDELRIQRDLNQLLQQDPSIQGRDLTLTSEPTEENYRRLQAEHERQAKELFLLRKTLEEMELRIDTQKQTLGARDESIKKLLEMLQSKGPSAKASEEDQERTRRLADAEMHRHHLESLLDQRDREINALREELHRRYEGTPESTKTKALQTVIDMKDAKINSMERGLRDMEEELLMLKSNGLLSCEERQEEMKQMEVYRSHMKFMKNKMEQVKQDLSRKDTELLGLQTKLETLTNQFSDSKQHIEVLKESLTAKEQRAAILQTEVDALRLRLEEKEATLNKKSKQIQEISEEKGTLNGEIHDLKDMLEVKERKVNVLQKKIENLQEQLRDKEKQMSSLKERVKSLQADTSNTDTALTTLEESLAEKERIIERLKEQRDRDDREKTEEIESNKKELKELKERLSLLQGDLSDRETSLLDLKEHASSLASSGLKKDSKLKSMEIALEQKREELFKVENQLKRAQNAALEAQANTEVAERIKNLEQEVARHKEDSGKAQAEVDRLLEILREMENEKNDKDKKINELERQTKDQSKKVASLKHKEQVEKSRNARLMDEARKREDNMSESSQQVKDTLRQKSERIEELEEALRESVQITAEREMVLAQEEAARSLQEKQKHSLKPLHESNLAHFKWSKMEELLGAMEKVKQELESMRAKLASTQQSLCEKETHLSTLRAERRKHLEEVLEMKQEALLAAISEKDANIALLELSSSKKKKTQDEVALLKREKDRLVQQLKQQTQNRMKLMADNYEDDHLKTSSDQTNHKPSPDQMITALLALSQNRSKLKLYIAHLTDLCHDRDPSILSQLTAPSHYHHSDPEDWEEELQKMSGEQLERELQVCEKESGELQEYANSVLQQIADYCPDILEQVVNALEESC; encoded by the exons ATGTACGGTAGTGCCCGTTCTGTTGGCAGAGGGGATGCCAACCATAGTAGCGGAAGAGATGGAGGTGGTACTGGTAATCAGGGATCTGGCCGTTCCCCTCGCCTTCCCCGTTCTCCTCGGATGGGACACCGTCGCACCAACAGCACCGGGGGCAGTGGAGGAGGTCCTGGAGGAGCAGGAGGCAAGACGCTTTCCATGGAGAACATCCAGTCCCTCAACGCTGCATATGCAACCTCAGGACCAATGTACCTGAGTGACAATGAGGTTGCCATGACAGGTGACCACCTTCCCAAAAGTGGTGTGACAGTGACGACCATGGGGAGACACAGGGTGACATATGGGTCAAGGGGCAGCAGCACTGGAGTTGTGGCCGCGAGCACCCCCAACATCTCCACCTCAGTGGCTGCCAATGCTGTGCTGCCATCAGGCATGATGGCAGGTGATGCTCTAGCTTTTGGGGACCACCACATGGCCTCCACTGTTCCCCATTCTCTAAGGCAGGCCAGAGACAACACCATACTTGACCTGCAGGCCCAACTGAAAGAG ATTCTGCGTGAGAATGAGATGTTGCGACGAGAAGTGGAAGTAAAGGAGAGCAAGCTAAGCTCCTCCATGAATTCTATCAAGACTTTCTGGAGCCCAGAATTAAAAAAGGAGCGAGCTCTCAGGAAAGATGAGGTTTCTAAGATCACTGTCTGGAAGGAACAATACCGTGTGATTCAAGATGAAGCACAG CATCTCCAGATGACTGTTCAGGCTCTTCAGGATGAGCTGAGGATCCAGAGGGACCTGAACCAGCTGCTCCAGCAAGACCCCAGCATCCAAGGCCGAGACCTGACCCTGACATCTGAACCTACGGAGGAGAACTACCGGCGGCTACAAGCCGAGCACGAGAGGCAGGCCAAAGAGCTCTTTCTCCTTAGGAAAACCCTGGAGGAGATGGAGCTGAGGATTGACACACAGAAGCAAACCCTGGGAGCCAGAGATGAGTCCATCAAGAAACTTCTTGAGATGCTGCAGAGCAAAG GGCCTTCTGCCAAGGCATCAGAGGAGGACCAGGAGCGGACCAGGAGACTGGCTGATGCTGAGATGCACAGGCATCACCTTGAGAGTTTACTGGACCAGAGAGACCGAGAGATTAATGCACTAAGAGAG GAGCTGCACCGTCGATACGAGGGCACGCCCGAGTCCACTAAAACTAAGGCTCTACAGACTGTCATCGACATGAAG GATGCAAAAATCAATTCAATGGAGCGTGGCCTGAGAGACATGGAGGAGGAGCTGCTAATGTTAAAATCCAACGGACTTCTGAGCTGTGAGGAGCGTCAGGAGGAGATGAAGCAGATGGAGGTCTACCGGAGCCACATGAAATTCATGAAGAACAAG ATGGAGCAGGTGAAGCAGGACCTTTCCAGGAAGGACACTGAGCTGCTTGGTTTGCAGACCAAGCTGGAGACGCTCACCAACCAGTTCTCAGACAGCAAGCAGCACATAGAAGTCCTCAAGGAGTCCCTCACTGCCAAGGAGCAGCGAGCCGCCATCCTACAGACAGAG GTGGATGCCTTGCGCCTGCGCTTGGAAGAGAAGGAAGCAACTCTGAATAAGAAGAGCAAACAGATACAAGAGATCTCAGAAGAGAAGGGCACGCTCAACGGGGAGATCCACGACCTCAAGGACATGCTGGAGGTTAAGGAGCGCAAAGTGAATGTGCTACAGAAGAAG ATTGAGAACCTGCAGGAGCAGCTGAGGGACAAGGAGAAGCAGATGAGCAGTCTGAAGGAAAGAGTAAAGTCTTTGCAGGCAGACACTTCCAACACGGACACTGCTCTCACCACACTGGAGGAGTCTCTTGCAGAAAAG GAGCGCATCATTGAGCGTCTAAAAGAGCAGCGAGACAGAGATGACAGAGAGAAGACGGAAGAGATTGAGAGTAACAAAAAGGAACTAAAAGAGTTAAAGGAGAGACTGAGCTTACTGCAGGGAGACCTGTCAGACAGAGAG ACGTCTCTTTTGGACCTGAAAGAGCATGCATCGTCCCTGGCCTCGTCTGGGCTGAAGAAAGACTCCAAACTCAAGAGTATGGAGATTGCCTTGGAGCAGAAGAGGGAGGAGCTCTTCAAAGTGGAGAACCAGCTTAAGAGA GCTCAAAATGCAGCCCTGGAGGCCCAGGCCAACACTGAGGTGGCTGAGCGCATTAAGAACCTCGAACAGGAAGTGGCCCGCCACAAAGAGGATTCTGGGAAGGCCCAGGCTGAGGTGGACCGCCTGCTGGAGATCCTTCGGGAAATGGAGAATGAGAAGAATGACAAGGACAAAAAGATCAATGAGCTGGAAAG GCAGACGAAGGACCAGTCGAAGAAGGTGGCGTCTCTAAAACACAAGGAGCAGGTGGAGAAAAGCAGGAATGCTCGACTCATGGATGAGGCCAGGAAGAGGGAGGACAACATGTCTGAGAGCTCCCAGCAGGTGAAG GACACTCTGCGTCAGAAATCGGAGCGCATAGAAGAGCTGGAGGAGGCCCTGAGAGAGAGCGTTCAGATCACTGCTGAGCGAGAGATGGTGCTGGCACAGGAGGAGGCTGCCAGGTCACTCCAGGAGAAACAG AAGCACTCACTCAAACCACTGCATGAGTCCAACCTCGCCCACTTTAAGTGGTCTAAG ATGGAGGAGCTGCTTGGTGCCATGGAGAAAGTAAAGCAGGAGCTGGAGTCCATGAGGGCCAAGCTGGCCTCCACCCAGCAGTCTCTTtgtgagaaagagacacacCTCTCAACCCTGCGAGCTGAGCGCAGGAAACACCTGGAGGAGGTGCTGGAGATGAA GCAGGAGGCGCTGCTGGCTGCTATTAGCGAGAAGGATGCCAACATTGCCCTGCTAGAGTTGTCCTCctccaagaagaagaagacccaGGATGAGGTGGCTCTGCTGAAACGGGAGAAGGACAGACTGGTGCAACAGCTCAAACAGCAG ACTCAGAACAGAATGAAACTGATGGCAGACAACTATGAGGACGACCATCTGAAGACTTCCTCGGACCAGACCAATCACAAACCCTCTCCAGATCAG ATGATAACCGCTCTTCTAGCCCTGTCCCAGAACCGCAGTAAGCTCAAGCTCTACATCGCCCACCTGACAGACCTCTGCCATGACCGGGACCCCAGCATCCTCAGCCAGCTCACGGCGCCGTCTCACTACCACCACAGCGACCCTGAAGACTGGGAGGAGGAGCTCCAGAAGATGAGTGGGGAACAG tTGGAGCGAGAGCTGCAGGTGTGTGAGAAGGAGAGCGGAGAGCTGCAGGAGTACGCCAACTCTGTTCTCCAGCAGATTGCAGACTACTGCCCCGATATCCTGGAGCAGGTTGTCAATGCCCTGGAGGAGTCATGCTGA
- the LOC117949551 gene encoding ELKS/Rab6-interacting/CAST family member 1-like isoform X3, with product MYGSARSVGRGDANHSSGRDGGGTGNQGSGRSPRLPRSPRMGHRRTNSTGGSGGGPGGAGGKTLSMENIQSLNAAYATSGPMYLSDNEVAMTGDHLPKSGVTVTTMGRHRVTYGSRGSSTGVVAASTPNISTSVAANAVLPSGMMAGDALAFGDHHMASTVPHSLRQARDNTILDLQAQLKEILRENEMLRREVEVKESKLSSSMNSIKTFWSPELKKERALRKDEVSKITVWKEQYRVIQDEAQHLQMTVQALQDELRIQRDLNQLLQQDPSIQGRDLTLTSEPTEENYRRLQAEHERQAKELFLLRKTLEEMELRIDTQKQTLGARDESIKKLLEMLQSKGPSAKASEEDQERTRRLADAEMHRHHLESLLDQRDREINALREELHRRYEGTPESTKTKALQTVIDMKDAKINSMERGLRDMEEELLMLKSNGLLSCEERQEEMKQMEVYRSHMKFMKNKMEQVKQDLSRKDTELLGLQTKLETLTNQFSDSKQHIEVLKESLTAKEQRAAILQTEVDALRLRLEEKEATLNKKSKQIQEISEEKGTLNGEIHDLKDMLEVKERKVNVLQKKIENLQEQLRDKEKQMSSLKERVKSLQADTSNTDTALTTLEESLAEKERIIERLKEQRDRDDREKTEEIESNKKELKELKERLSLLQGDLSDRETSLLDLKEHASSLASSGLKKDSKLKSMEIALEQKREELFKVENQLKRAQNAALEAQANTEVAERIKNLEQEVARHKEDSGKAQAEVDRLLEILREMENEKNDKDKKINELESLASRQTKDQSKKVASLKHKEQVEKSRNARLMDEARKREDNMSESSQQVKDTLRQKSERIEELEEALRESVQITAEREMVLAQEEAARSLQEKQMEELLGAMEKVKQELESMRAKLASTQQSLCEKETHLSTLRAERRKHLEEVLEMKQEALLAAISEKDANIALLELSSSKKKKTQDEVALLKREKDRLVQQLKQQTQNRMKLMADNYEDDHLKTSSDQTNHKPSPDQMITALLALSQNRSKLKLYIAHLTDLCHDRDPSILSQLTAPSHYHHSDPEDWEEELQKMSGEQLERELQVCEKESGELQEYANSVLQQIADYCPDILEQVVNALEESC from the exons ATGTACGGTAGTGCCCGTTCTGTTGGCAGAGGGGATGCCAACCATAGTAGCGGAAGAGATGGAGGTGGTACTGGTAATCAGGGATCTGGCCGTTCCCCTCGCCTTCCCCGTTCTCCTCGGATGGGACACCGTCGCACCAACAGCACCGGGGGCAGTGGAGGAGGTCCTGGAGGAGCAGGAGGCAAGACGCTTTCCATGGAGAACATCCAGTCCCTCAACGCTGCATATGCAACCTCAGGACCAATGTACCTGAGTGACAATGAGGTTGCCATGACAGGTGACCACCTTCCCAAAAGTGGTGTGACAGTGACGACCATGGGGAGACACAGGGTGACATATGGGTCAAGGGGCAGCAGCACTGGAGTTGTGGCCGCGAGCACCCCCAACATCTCCACCTCAGTGGCTGCCAATGCTGTGCTGCCATCAGGCATGATGGCAGGTGATGCTCTAGCTTTTGGGGACCACCACATGGCCTCCACTGTTCCCCATTCTCTAAGGCAGGCCAGAGACAACACCATACTTGACCTGCAGGCCCAACTGAAAGAG ATTCTGCGTGAGAATGAGATGTTGCGACGAGAAGTGGAAGTAAAGGAGAGCAAGCTAAGCTCCTCCATGAATTCTATCAAGACTTTCTGGAGCCCAGAATTAAAAAAGGAGCGAGCTCTCAGGAAAGATGAGGTTTCTAAGATCACTGTCTGGAAGGAACAATACCGTGTGATTCAAGATGAAGCACAG CATCTCCAGATGACTGTTCAGGCTCTTCAGGATGAGCTGAGGATCCAGAGGGACCTGAACCAGCTGCTCCAGCAAGACCCCAGCATCCAAGGCCGAGACCTGACCCTGACATCTGAACCTACGGAGGAGAACTACCGGCGGCTACAAGCCGAGCACGAGAGGCAGGCCAAAGAGCTCTTTCTCCTTAGGAAAACCCTGGAGGAGATGGAGCTGAGGATTGACACACAGAAGCAAACCCTGGGAGCCAGAGATGAGTCCATCAAGAAACTTCTTGAGATGCTGCAGAGCAAAG GGCCTTCTGCCAAGGCATCAGAGGAGGACCAGGAGCGGACCAGGAGACTGGCTGATGCTGAGATGCACAGGCATCACCTTGAGAGTTTACTGGACCAGAGAGACCGAGAGATTAATGCACTAAGAGAG GAGCTGCACCGTCGATACGAGGGCACGCCCGAGTCCACTAAAACTAAGGCTCTACAGACTGTCATCGACATGAAG GATGCAAAAATCAATTCAATGGAGCGTGGCCTGAGAGACATGGAGGAGGAGCTGCTAATGTTAAAATCCAACGGACTTCTGAGCTGTGAGGAGCGTCAGGAGGAGATGAAGCAGATGGAGGTCTACCGGAGCCACATGAAATTCATGAAGAACAAG ATGGAGCAGGTGAAGCAGGACCTTTCCAGGAAGGACACTGAGCTGCTTGGTTTGCAGACCAAGCTGGAGACGCTCACCAACCAGTTCTCAGACAGCAAGCAGCACATAGAAGTCCTCAAGGAGTCCCTCACTGCCAAGGAGCAGCGAGCCGCCATCCTACAGACAGAG GTGGATGCCTTGCGCCTGCGCTTGGAAGAGAAGGAAGCAACTCTGAATAAGAAGAGCAAACAGATACAAGAGATCTCAGAAGAGAAGGGCACGCTCAACGGGGAGATCCACGACCTCAAGGACATGCTGGAGGTTAAGGAGCGCAAAGTGAATGTGCTACAGAAGAAG ATTGAGAACCTGCAGGAGCAGCTGAGGGACAAGGAGAAGCAGATGAGCAGTCTGAAGGAAAGAGTAAAGTCTTTGCAGGCAGACACTTCCAACACGGACACTGCTCTCACCACACTGGAGGAGTCTCTTGCAGAAAAG GAGCGCATCATTGAGCGTCTAAAAGAGCAGCGAGACAGAGATGACAGAGAGAAGACGGAAGAGATTGAGAGTAACAAAAAGGAACTAAAAGAGTTAAAGGAGAGACTGAGCTTACTGCAGGGAGACCTGTCAGACAGAGAG ACGTCTCTTTTGGACCTGAAAGAGCATGCATCGTCCCTGGCCTCGTCTGGGCTGAAGAAAGACTCCAAACTCAAGAGTATGGAGATTGCCTTGGAGCAGAAGAGGGAGGAGCTCTTCAAAGTGGAGAACCAGCTTAAGAGA GCTCAAAATGCAGCCCTGGAGGCCCAGGCCAACACTGAGGTGGCTGAGCGCATTAAGAACCTCGAACAGGAAGTGGCCCGCCACAAAGAGGATTCTGGGAAGGCCCAGGCTGAGGTGGACCGCCTGCTGGAGATCCTTCGGGAAATGGAGAATGAGAAGAATGACAAGGACAAAAAGATCAATGAGCTGGAAAG TTTGGCCTCCAG GCAGACGAAGGACCAGTCGAAGAAGGTGGCGTCTCTAAAACACAAGGAGCAGGTGGAGAAAAGCAGGAATGCTCGACTCATGGATGAGGCCAGGAAGAGGGAGGACAACATGTCTGAGAGCTCCCAGCAGGTGAAG GACACTCTGCGTCAGAAATCGGAGCGCATAGAAGAGCTGGAGGAGGCCCTGAGAGAGAGCGTTCAGATCACTGCTGAGCGAGAGATGGTGCTGGCACAGGAGGAGGCTGCCAGGTCACTCCAGGAGAAACAG ATGGAGGAGCTGCTTGGTGCCATGGAGAAAGTAAAGCAGGAGCTGGAGTCCATGAGGGCCAAGCTGGCCTCCACCCAGCAGTCTCTTtgtgagaaagagacacacCTCTCAACCCTGCGAGCTGAGCGCAGGAAACACCTGGAGGAGGTGCTGGAGATGAA GCAGGAGGCGCTGCTGGCTGCTATTAGCGAGAAGGATGCCAACATTGCCCTGCTAGAGTTGTCCTCctccaagaagaagaagacccaGGATGAGGTGGCTCTGCTGAAACGGGAGAAGGACAGACTGGTGCAACAGCTCAAACAGCAG ACTCAGAACAGAATGAAACTGATGGCAGACAACTATGAGGACGACCATCTGAAGACTTCCTCGGACCAGACCAATCACAAACCCTCTCCAGATCAG ATGATAACCGCTCTTCTAGCCCTGTCCCAGAACCGCAGTAAGCTCAAGCTCTACATCGCCCACCTGACAGACCTCTGCCATGACCGGGACCCCAGCATCCTCAGCCAGCTCACGGCGCCGTCTCACTACCACCACAGCGACCCTGAAGACTGGGAGGAGGAGCTCCAGAAGATGAGTGGGGAACAG tTGGAGCGAGAGCTGCAGGTGTGTGAGAAGGAGAGCGGAGAGCTGCAGGAGTACGCCAACTCTGTTCTCCAGCAGATTGCAGACTACTGCCCCGATATCCTGGAGCAGGTTGTCAATGCCCTGGAGGAGTCATGCTGA